The nucleotide sequence CGGTTGCCATCCTCCAAAAGCGTGTGCGAGCTGCCCCTCCACGCTCCAGTCCTGCGAGGATACGTGTCGACGGACCCTATGATCTGAATCAGACGGCAGATGGGGGTCTAGCCGGGTGAAAGGGCCCCTTGCGTGGGCGAGGAAGGCCACGACAGGTTTCTGTGGGACCCAACACGTACGAGTCTTAACATTTTCGAATGTCCCCGGCAAGCTTTACGTGGATTCCTAAAATACCGCGGAAAGGACAACCGAGGACCCGGATCCGCTGACCGCAGGTGAGAAATTTCTACGTCTTGATCGTTTTAAGTGGATACTATTAATATTCAGATGATATTATCAACATGGTTAACTTTATCATGACTGCAATAATATTCTAACAATAAACCGGCCAAAACCCAACTTGAATTCTGGTTTGAGCCATTTGAAATTATTGAACTTGGCTAAATGTTTGCTATTTAGAAATCACTACAATTCTCAGTAagccaaatatatttttttttgactaaTAACGAAAATAAGTTAAGTGTACAGAAGTAGTTAGGGTTACTTATATTTCTAGTCCTTAAcctattaaattatttgaatatgCAACAAATTATTGAGATTTGAGTAAAGATATGCCGTAATTAGGCTAGATACGGATTTATTCATGTGGTGGTGTGTTTTTTATTCcaacttaatttttatttatcaaaTTTAGTTAAACACATAACAGCTACTACCGATATTTTGTTTGAAGTGTGGTAAGTATGTTTTAGTCACAATGGGATTTTATGTTACTCTTATAGTTTACAAATTAACTTGGAATGATCaataaatttcaattcaaaTTAATAGGACTACATTACACTTTGTCAACTTGCATTTTGGCCATATTGAAAAATGCTAATCTAGTTTTTGATCAAATTCAATTGAATAGTCATTGAATATTTTATTGGTCCAGACATAACTTTGAATTTCAAGCAGAACTTGGGGTCAAATAACCTCCAATTTAACTTATATGCCTAAAGCTTTGCAGATTGGCTTGTTTTGACTCACACGTGCTCGACTTGTTCTCGACTTAACCAAACCTAGACGATGTGAGAAGATTCCAGTTAAGATTGAAGATGTTGGGTCAAAGGTTGAGTTGGAGATGCTCGAATTTCTATCCGTTTCGTTTGGTCGAGGATGAGACATTTCATGTGTCAGACTCGGCGGCTGGTTGGAGGTAACCTCACCTGAATTAAATCGGATCGTGTTCGAACGAACGACACTGTTTTACGTTACAAGGACGCAAGATTCCAGGAGCCCGTCTCTTTgtctctgcctccacccacacAATCCCTTCTCGGCGATTCTTTCCTCCACATCTCCCCAGATGGCCGCCGCCGGCGCCGCGCGGGCGATCTTTTGCGAGCTCGGGCGGGGGGGCCCGAGGAAGGAATCGCCGGCGATCCCGAGGCTCCGAGCAGCGGACCCTTCGCCGGAGGGCGGGAAGATCGTGCTCCAGCCCCGCCTCTGCACGCTGAGATCGTACGGCTCCGGAGCTCGCGATGGCGTGATCAGGACTCTCAAAGACGCCGAATCCTCCCCCTTCTTCGCCTCCCTCGCCGACTACATCGAGAGCTCGCGGAAGAGCCACGACTTCGAGATCGTTTCCGGTCGCCTCGCCATGGTGAGTTCTTGCCTGCTATTTATAATTACCCGCTCTTCCTTGCGAGAAAGAAAGAACCGGGCCGGGGGCTTTAATACTGGATCCTctacaacaaaagaagtatgaatttgatacaatttgggTAGATGGCAGAAAACAGGCTTAGCGTGTAGAGAGTTTGTGCAACCAATGAAAATCTGCCATGTACCCCAACTTTAAAGATTTCCTAACTTCAAAAGATTTCCTACAATTCAGGTTATGGAGGCATGCACTTGTTTTAGGTGTATTAAGTTTTAGGTGGATTGGATTCAGAACCTTCCTGCTCTCTCCATCAGACGATTTGAAACAAAACTATGAGGTCTTagcttaaaataataaatagattaATAAAAAAACCATCTTCCAAACAAATTTTAATAGATTTCAAGACTTGAACAGCTGCAAGAGAGTGTGTGTTGAATAACTGCTATTGCAAAAGCTAGCATCATCCTTTCGGAAATTCTTTATTGACAATCTAAAAATATATTGCttgagcaacaaaaaaaaaaaatcgtcttGTTAAAAAAGTAATATTATAAGACTAGATAAtgaattataattataatatcaaTTCGGATCTAATCAGAGTTTACCTGACCCACTTTCAGCCCTAAGAAGTAGCACTAAGTGGAGATTGAAATTCTCCAGTCAAGCTTGACCTTAGAATAAGAGCCCAGAGGCCTCCACTGGATTTGAAAGTTGtaccttttttgtttttgtatttGTCTTTGTTGTTCCATTTATTCCTGTTCCATTCATGATTACCCATCTAACTGTTCATGTTCTCTGCTATAGGTTGCGTTTGCCACAGCAGTGTCCATAGAGGTGGTGACGGGCAACTCCCTCTTCAAGAAGCTGGACTTCCAACAGATAGCCGAAGCAGCAGGGGTGTGCGTGGCTGTTGTCGCCTCTGCCGCCACCTTTGCATGGTTCTCAAGCGCTCGGAGCCGGATTGGCGGGATGTTCACTATAGGATGCAACGTCTTCGTCGATTCCCTCATCGACAACCTAGTTGAAGCCTTGTTCTACGAGAGCGAGCTCAGTGACTGGTCTGACGAGATGTAACTCGTTCTCAAGGGTACTGATATAAACAAAATTATATAAAGTAGCTAACGAGTGCTTGAAGGGATCCATTCATCGTTGGTGTATGCTTGTGTAACAAAAAGGCAGTAGAAAAGAGCCTTTTGGGGTGGTGGTGGAAAGCATAGTTACTCCATTAAGTAGATATATCTACAGGTACTTGATTCCAGATGTACTTCGGAGCAATAGGATCGTTATTTGCAGTCATAGTATGCTGGGGTTGGAAAAGCCCTTCCTGTGTATTGGGAAACTGCTGTGGGGGCAGATCTGGAGCTTGCAAGCGAACAGATACAAGCATATAAACAAGAGGAATTATTGGGTTTGAACATGTTAGCAGTCTGTGGAGAGATTTTCCAGCATTTCCTGTCAAAAGATTATAGTATCATACTATGTAAAATGTTTCCAGAGAGACCTATACAATAAATTTCCTTTTGCCACGTCCAACTGTGAAGCAATCAAATTGTGAAGTGACATAACAGTAGCTGAACTCATTTCTGTTTAACAAATCATAAGAGTTTTGATCAAACATTAACGTTTAAGCAGCATTCTCTATTGCTTCGATGCACTCCAATACACTAGCCTTCTTTGACATGGCAGACATTAGAGCTTCATAAGCTACAGCATTGTTCTTCAGGAGTGATCCAGCAAACAAGACCTGTGCAGGTATTAagcttttagagttaatttatGATAATATGCTCACGCATGGACTTATATAAATTAATATGTCAAGAGGGTATCTAGCCACAATGGCTCAGAAACTCACTGCCCATCTAGTTAGGTTTTTCTGCTGCTCCTTGCTAGTTTGTGGTTTGCTCCTATTTATAAATCTCtggcaagaaaagaaaattctcaTCATAGGCACAGGCTCCAACCCATTCTGATGAAGACTGAGATTGAACTATTGGAACTGCTTGGAAAACTAAGATAAAGAAATCAGAATAGGTTTTGAATACCTGAAGAGTGAAAAGATCTGCTGATTGACCAACAACCTTATCATATTTAAGACCTTCTGCTGCAAGTCCAGCCATTGACACAACAGCCAACCTGATGATAGTATTTCAATGGTAAAATACCAAGAATGCCAACTTTAAAAGTGTGATCTTTTATCCATGGGACAGTGTACAGGTCTGTATCAGTGCATACTGGGTGTACCATACTACCATACTGTACCAAACTAGTATACAATACGAGCGGCGTATTGAGCATACACCTAAACAACCCCCATACTAGGAGTACTGATACTACCAAGATGGtattgataagagattgataaCCTTGTTTTATAGTTTATCTATGCTATAAAAAAGTGCTGATAAATTTCTATCTAGAAAACAATCATAGCTTTCGAATTATATTAATTCAATCATAACCATCCACAATGGCATAAATATTCTCCATATTTTATACAAATACTCTTCCCATTCCATAGGATTCTGAGATTGCTTTGGATCACTCAGAAGGCTCTGTGGCAAGAGATATAATGCTTTGACGCTTAGATCCAGCTCTCGTTTGATCTATCCAAAGTCCAAGcaacaaatcctaatccaatgtTGAGAGATTACGGTTCTTCCTGCTGCATATGGTTTTCTTTTGAAGATTGCTTGGGCCCATCTCTactgccaaaataaaaaaaaagctctCTTTTACACACACCCACCCACCCGCCCACACATATAGGCTAGAATGCTTCTGAATGTATTTGAGACAAAAAGTTTCCTATTGGAAATCAATGAAGGGCCTTTCAAAATGAAAATCAACCCTGTTGATCTTGATCcatatatttcaaaatatatGCAGATTAAATTTCAACTATTTTTTGATGCCTATATGCTATTGGTCAAACTAAAATATGTTATTATATCATTAAAATTGTCAATTTTGTTTTCATTTGATGTATGAATAAAAGACCTTTAAAAATGTGATTTTGATTTTTAGCCATTTTATATATCATAGATCATTATTAACGGTATTCATTTTCATTTTGAAAGGCCCTACATTGATTTCCATTGGAAAGAATTTGGAGCCAAATGCTCTCAGAAGCATTCTAGCCCCTctctctcatatatatatatatatatatatatatatataagttattTGGTCCAGCCCAacgctttttttttgaaaaagcaaAAATGTAGCAGCTACTATGTTCGCCAGGGATATCGAGTCATCAAGTTTCTCTATTTTACCTATCTGCTCGACAACTATGGCTTGTAGATTCGCAAAATAGAAGATGTTCACTCTGACTTGCGTGCTACAAAAAAGCAGCCAACGACTTCGgtagtgtgtgtgtatgtatgtatgtatgtacatatatagttGTAATAGACTTTATGTTAAATCTTTGAAAAATGAGCTAAATATTCAAAATCAATGATAGATTATCCAAATTCAAGATCTAAACCGTCGACCACGATCTGCACTATAAAAAATATCCCAAAACCAAAATTCATGTATTTTGGTGGTCTCTAaccttatcatcaaataggtgtaaaaatagatgattttaataACATGACACTATGTTTTACTATGATCTAACCATCAAAACCCAATGAATTTAAATCTACATATATTTAAGATGTGTGGATCTTGATTTATAAAGTGGTTTTTCCAATTTATGTGTCCTATCATATACTTTACCATACTAGTGCAATTGATATCGTTCATTTTTGCATCAACTTGATGCATATGTTAGAGGCCTATTGTcacagaaaatgaaagaaaccaTAGAAACAGAAGATAGGGGAGAAATTAAGGAAGAAAGTGGTGTAGAAACAACTTCTAATAAAGGAGACTAAATAGGAAGAAGGAGGATCTGCCGAAGAAGACCCTTCCCCTTGTTTCGAAGAACAGGAAGCTCtagaaaatttttttgaaatggaccaaaacacatgaattttgatttctatgCTTGTTTTTTACTTTGTAGATCATATTCAATACTTTGGATCTTGAATTTGGACAGTctatcaatgattgtgaatcattaactCCTTTTTCAAGGAATTAATATAATGCGCAtagtctctctctccccctctctccctctctctcactctctacatagacacacacacacacacattgtTTCCCCCATCCAACCACCCACAACTCTTTCTCCTTATGCCGTTAATTATTGATTTCATAAACTAATTGAATTAGATATACTAATTTTGGCCAAGCCAGTCTGAATTGGATTCATCCAAATCATATATAGAAGCACCATGTAAGCACATACAATTTCTCCCAACAAGCCTTTCAGATTCTTGGACTTAAGATGATTCATCGTGGCTATTCATAAAACCTAAACTCTAATAATATTTAAAGTTGAGATCTAAACCTTTCTAATTCTTGGTGAAATTAAAGACTATTCTTTGCTGAAATTGGCAGTTCTCCAAACTAACTGAGATAATAAAATTCACATAATCGTTCAAATTGTAGTCCTTTCCGAGCCCATGCCAAAAATATTTACCTTGAGCTGGTACActaaaatattttgaaataatTCTTCTTATATTGCTTCCTAATTGAACACGCATTTGCAGGTACATGTTTGCTAGTTGACTGAAAATCATAAATTATTAAAACATAGAAGACACATCCTGCAAAACATTGTTTCGTTAAGAATCACTCCAAGCATAACTTTCATATGAATGATTGTGTTGTTCCACATGCCAAAAAATCCGACAAAATCACATCAATGAATAAACtgaaaattttagaaattttcaAATCTTGAAAAAGTTGCAATCTTCAGTAGAATGATACAAGATTCAGAAAATAAAGGCTAAAACATAAGTTGTTTAGAATATGCACATTTAATCTGATGATGGCAACAATTTCAAATGCAAAGCAGGTCAAAGCAAAGGGGACCGGGATATGATCTACTCAAGGATTCCACACAATCAAATGGGTTTCAAGCTTGCTGCTTTTGGAGTGAGCAAATGTGTTATCTACACATCTATGCAAACACAGCAGACAGATTCTGATTTGAATTCCATGTTTATACACCATAAAATAGGACTCACACGAACAAGGGATTTAGAGTGATTACTTTTGGAGATACGCACAAAACGGTTCCAGTTGAAAGTGGATAGGGTGTTAGAATTGACCTTGTACCTGTCCAGTTCTTTATCATCAAGTTGCCCACTGTATACCAGCTTTTCTAAACTCTCATCGACCAGATTGACATGTTCTTTTCCAATGTCCAGCGAATATCCCAAGATAGGCAAGCCAATCAAGTAGGCAACTGAGATTCAATGGGAACATCATGAACATGCAAATGCACAGGATCCAGAAGAGAAGATAAAGATTGTAAGTGCAAGATGCATATAGACAGCATTGTGAGGTTATAAAATAATTATCTGGCTATGTTATATGAATGAAATGAATGAAATTTACCTAAGAAATGAGCAGCCTCATGTCTAGCAATCCTCTCTTGGTAATCagggaaaaatgaagaaaacccACCGATTGCAGCCTGAAGAAGGCTGAATAAGACAAAATTTGCATTAGAGATGTTGGCACATTATCAATTCTTCTTTAtctgattacaaaatattagaaactcagTTGATCATTTACAGAATGTATTAAACTGAACTTCTGACAGAGAGTAGTAGGGTTTGAGAGTGGCAATAACATTTTCCCTCCAAAAATGAAGAGATTGGGAAGACCTCAATCATCTTTGGCTTACTCAATATTGAAAAGTTTCTAAAAGATATATGattcaatttattttgaaatatgaAAGCATAAGCTTAGCTTGATCGTATAAAGTCTCTTTGTTCGTTATAATAGGGTATATCCTGCCTTCGTGGGGGTTAAGGGGTTAGGGATGACTCCATTATGTAGCCAATTGTCCATGGACCTTCATcgacaaacaaaagaaaaaaagtttgaGGTATAAAAATACGATGAAACATTTACCCAGGAGAAATGCTCCCTACGGCCAAAACAATCAACGAGATACTCCCGATTAGGTAGGGCACGAAGAAACCCCAATCCTGCAAAATCAATGAGTTAGCAGGATAACGCAATCCAAAATCAAATGAAAAGCTAAACTGAAATTTGATGTCGCTAAGTTTTCTTAAAATATTCTGTAAATTTAATTTTGAGCACAAGGAAAAATAAGAATGAGTTCATAAAACTGAAGTTAGTGAATGATGGGTATACAGATACACTGGCGCCTACTGTTTGATTGAAGAAATTCTGCATAAACTATAACACATATAAGTCACATCTTTATCTAAGATGTACCCATAACAATATGTGAATTGATGAATTTGTACAAAATGCAAGGGaacatcaaaaattcaaaactaaaATTCTTGTGCTCCAACATAATTGTATAACATAATAAATAGGCAAATATTCTAAACAACATGTTGCAACAATATATGTTTGTTTCATCACCTTTTTCTTTAGAGTAAAAGCAGACGTGCTTCTTTGATAAAGTAGCAAAGAATTCACATGCTAGCTCTTAAATACCACATTGAAAGCAGTAGTTCGTATAAAAACATTAAGAAGTACCCCAGGAAGCTGACCAGCAATGACACCAAGAAATCCTGTTGTTCCCACTACCGTAAAAAGAAAAGCTGCCTGCATCACCAGAGATCATATCCATTACCCAAAATTTCAAGCCACCATACATAAGGAGAGAAGTGAAACAGGCATGTGCCTCGTGAGCTTGACACTTTAATGTCTTTAGATGGAAAAGGTGCAGTTACTGAACTCATAATTTTCCCTAGGCAATTGGATGATCAAATCATATTAGAAACATTAAACATATAGTCTGCATTTGTTTCAGGAATA is from Phoenix dactylifera cultivar Barhee BC4 chromosome 6, palm_55x_up_171113_PBpolish2nd_filt_p, whole genome shotgun sequence and encodes:
- the LOC103703498 gene encoding stress enhanced protein 2, chloroplastic; protein product: MAAAGAARAIFCELGRGGPRKESPAIPRLRAADPSPEGGKIVLQPRLCTLRSYGSGARDGVIRTLKDAESSPFFASLADYIESSRKSHDFEIVSGRLAMVAFATAVSIEVVTGNSLFKKLDFQQIAEAAGVCVAVVASAATFAWFSSARSRIGGMFTIGCNVFVDSLIDNLVEALFYESELSDWSDEM
- the LOC103703506 gene encoding uncharacterized protein LOC103703506 isoform X2 yields the protein MYHVVRSVYHYSEVLGKCCSNTRYIYNHIYIHTSLQELATLGIKNAENLAIPSVRNDAAFLFTVVGTTGFLGVIAGQLPGDWGFFVPYLIGSISLIVLAVGSISPGLLQAAIGGFSSFFPDYQERIARHEAAHFLVAYLIGLPILGYSLDIGKEHVNLVDESLEKLVYSGQLDDKELDRLAVVSMAGLAAEGLKYDKVVGQSADLFTLQRFINRSKPQTSKEQQKNLTRWAVLFAGSLLKNNAVAYEALMSAMSKKASVLECIEAIENAA
- the LOC103703506 gene encoding uncharacterized protein LOC103703506 isoform X1 encodes the protein MAIPLPSLVVPRSRRSPPLESHLRSWQVVKKWRIGASSAAPGVDLKALEAAIAKKDSNAVKEILDQLSQIGWAKKWSSQPYVSRRTTSLQELATLGIKNAENLAIPSVRNDAAFLFTVVGTTGFLGVIAGQLPGDWGFFVPYLIGSISLIVLAVGSISPGLLQAAIGGFSSFFPDYQERIARHEAAHFLVAYLIGLPILGYSLDIGKEHVNLVDESLEKLVYSGQLDDKELDRLAVVSMAGLAAEGLKYDKVVGQSADLFTLQRFINRSKPQTSKEQQKNLTRWAVLFAGSLLKNNAVAYEALMSAMSKKASVLECIEAIENAA